CATAGACTAAAGACCCCCAAATCTCAtgccctcatttttacagaaaagaaaaaccaggtcCAGAGCAATTTACAGACTTGCCCCATGTCCATATACTTGTTTTGTGGCAGAGTAGGCATATGGGGCAAAACGACTCAAACAGGTCTTCCGAACCGCAATTGTGAATTGTCCCAAGGTACATTTGTgttaataaggaaataaaatataattttacattttgcttCTGTTGCATTttcttaaaaggaaataattttaaaagacttgaGATCAAGACTTTTGCTACCTTCTAATCTATTTCTGACTGTATTTGACTATCAACATTAATGCCACTTGCCAAATCTCAGCCTTTTGTTGAAGGTGAATCTGTTCAACATAGGCATCAAGAGACTCTAGCGACCAGCCTGGGTTTCTGCCATCCAAATCCAGGGAGGGTTTTGGAGGTCACTTGTCCTTCCTATCCTGTGCCATCCACTCTTCAATGTGCATGATGATTAGGAGGAGAGGGATAAAGGAAGAAGACTCAAggtcaaaaaaattaaattcaacctTTAGCTTTATGACCTGTATAAAACATTTGGGTGGATGACAACATACATACCTGGACTCAGGAGCCTTGGGTCCCAAACTATAAAGATGAAGACATATTCAATCTATTTTTGTTTGGCTCCAGGAAGTAGAACTAAAAATAATTACTGGGCAAttgaaaatggtcaaaagatttgaataggcaattctcagaggaaGTAATTAAAACCATTCatagtcatattttttaaaaagctccaaatcactattgattagagaaacgcaaactaaaacaactctgagataccacctcacacctatcagattagctagcatgacaaaaaaggaaaatgatgaatgttggaagggacgtgggaaaatcgggacactaatacactgtgaactgatacaaccgtCGGGGAGAGCAGTATGGAGCCAGGgtcctatcctttgacccagcaataccactacttgggtgtgtctcccaaagagatcagagataagggaagcagctctttttgtagtggcaaagaattggaaactgaggtatTGTCCATCACTCGGAGAATGGATAAACACTAAGTTCTGGTATGTGGTTGTAAAAGAATATTtctgtgccttaagaaatgaaaataggacaagttcagaaaaacctggaaagaattacataaacgtgcaaagtgaagtgaacaaaaaACCTTGGGAACAATGTATATaggaacagaaatattatataatgatcaacgGTAAAGGACTAAgccattatcagcaaaacaagtttccaagggattcatgatgaaaatgccatccacagtcaaagaaggaactgttggagtctgaatgtagatcaaaggacaccattttccacttcatttccttcattaaaTTTGCAtggtatgtgtgatatgtgtcatgacatgagcaatatggaaatatgtattgcatgaaagtagtAGCATAACCTCTATCAGCCTAGATACTAACCAGGAGGGGgggcaggagaggaagagagaaaatatgaacccaaaaatgtcagaaacaactgtcaaaaattatttctatatgcaaataaaaaataaataagagttttaaaaaacgaATAATGGGTAGAAACTGCAGAAAAACAAAATCGGGCTTCATGACTTTGTGAagggaaaaatcttttttttttaatttttttcatttagaatattttttcatggttatatgattcataattCCCCCCCAACCTtgttcttttctcccccctcctgaagctgacaagcagttccactgggtttatgcatgtatcattaatcaaaacctatttccatgttattcatatttggagTAGAGTGAACTTTTACCATAAAAACCCCAAACGTAtcccccattgaactatgtgattgatcatatgattttcttctgtgtatctgttctcccattctttctctggatgtggatagtgttctttcttataagttcctctgtattgtcctggatcattgcattgctgctagtaaaagagtctattacattcaattgtgccacagtgtatcagtctctgtgtacattgttctcctggttctgttctttcactctgcatcagttcctggaggttgttccagttcacatggaattcctctagtttattatccTTTGAGCACGAAAGTATtccatattccatcaccaacagattctaaaatttgttcagccattccccaattgaagggcatcccctcattttccaattttttgccaccacaaagagcacatccaagaatatttttttacagagaaggaactttttattttgtctttgcatgtcttacacacagtagatgcttaataaacagATAAAGAAAGGAAGGCTCAAACTTCTTTTTCAACACAAATGTGAGTCTCTGTGGGCCAGGGAAGTACTGTATCTGCCATGAGGGACCTCCAGTTCCCTTCCAAGGTAGACAGACATTGCAGGCCCTGAACATGTGTCTCAATTAGGCGCAAAGACATTAGCGCCCACTACTGACACTTCATAGGGAATCAAGGTAAACAACACAACAGCTTGTATTTAAAGCTGAGAGGGGTAAAAACCTACTGACAACTACTTTAATCTACATTTCTGGTCTGTTACATACAATTGAGGTTTCAAGGCAGTCCTTTCATAAGACATCAGAGAAGTTGTAGGAATGCTTCAGGCAGAAACCTCAAGTGGCAGCTACTGTATAAAGAAAGCAGGGAGAACTTCTTTAAGAAGGGGAATTAAACCAGGGTCCAAAGATAATGATCGGGCATTATTCCAGAGTTAGTCACAAGATGCAAATGCAGGATTTCTGCAAACACCAGCATgggaaatgaaattttttaatgaGGAATAAAAAGCCACAAGACAATGGTGTCTTGAAGGTacagaaaggggagaagggagtttAAAAATTTGCTCTATTATGTCCTTTCCATAATACTTCTGCCTTACTTAATTAAATTCAAATGCCCACAgtttacaaatttacaaaatgCTGAGAGATactgagttaaaaaataaaaacgaaTCCAGTCTATTGGTTGCAGAGTAACTAAAGCTAATAAATACTATACTTTGTGGGCTAGTATTACCTCCTTTAAAAAGATCTAAAAGGTCTTTTGCTAGACATCAGAAATGGGTTTCTACTCTGTATGGTAGAGGGTCGCTCTGCTTAAGGCTAGGTGTTTCGGCCAGATACTGACTCTTGAGAGACAGCTGACTTTgaccaaaataaatttttaaaaatacaaacacacacacataccagcTTGCTATGACTATAGAAAACAAAAAGGACCTAATACAAAACAGATGATGTCTACAAACAGGCACTTCCAAAAGGTGACACAGTCATTTAAAActctcattaaaataaaattattcaaaagtctataaaacaaaTGGAAAGGGACAAAAATTGTTCTGAATTCTGATGGGGTGTCTTAGAGCAGATCCTTCATAGGTGGGGGGATGAAACAACTGGAGTGTGTTGAAACTGATCAGCAAGGCCTTCAAACCAACGATGGCTGCAAAGGTTCCTGTCCACCCACTGAGTCAGGCTGTACCTCTGTAAGGGCTTCTGTCTGAATCAGGGATAATTTCTCATGGTGAGGTCTGATGGGTGCTGCCACCACTGATTCTCCTTTTGATATTCCCCAGCAACTTGGTCCATCAAGGCACACAACTCATCTAAGGCACCTTGGTTAGATTCCAGAGGGTTTTTTTAAGTGAGCAATGACATTCTTAAGATAAATTTGCTTCTTCTGTTCTAGCTCAGTCTTCGAGCATGTATGAATCTTACTCCTTGCTTTGGCCAGTTGGAGTGGAATGACTTTCCCTAATCTTCTCTCatacccttccttctttttagaaTCCTTGTCTAATTTGACCAGTTTGGTAGATGAAGACTGGAGGTTGGTAGGTGAAGACACAGCTGGAGGCCTAGCTGTGTCACCTAATTTGTGTCCATCATTGCCTGAAGGTAGTGCCACATATGGTCTAGGAGTCGGTTACAAGGTCTGAGAAGCTACAGGGACAGACTCCTCACAATTATATGTATTTGCTCTAGGAGGCCCCTGTGGAGGGCCAGCTTTAGGAGGTGGAGGCCCTTTCCAAACAGAACAAGCGGAGCTGATTTCTTTAGTGCAAAGTTTGCCATCATTCTGGCCATCTTTCTCCAAAAAGGAGGGAGTTCCCAAACACTTTGCATTACTGAAACTATCTTTTGAAGAAGACAGTCTCTTTTGGACCAAACGCATCACAAACTGTTGTATTAAAAGGTGAGACAACAGTTATTTTCTGATATAAAGTGTCTGCCAGGTGATTTGGTTGGAATGGGTGCATGTCTAGCTGGTATATTTATCTGAGGTAGATTATGGATGCTAGTTGGCCCAGCCCTGGATCCTGTGCTGCAGAGTACATTTATGTCTTGAGGAGAGTCAAATGAAATACAACTATAGTTCTCCAACTTCTCAGTTAGAACACCTGCATCTTTTCTTAATCCTCCCAGAGACTGTTCATTTAGTGACTCACCATCCTTCAATAGCTCCTGAATCTTTTCTTCTGTGTAACTGAAGTGACCATCATCCTCCTCTACCTCAGAAATCTCCAGTAAGGAGTCATCTAGTCCATCATCATACTGTCCAAATCTACCCCAGGATGAGACTGGATCACTGTCTTTAGGTAGGAGAGCTATGATTTTAGTCTGCTCAGGCCCAGAGGCATCAAAACCAACAGAGGAGTCTAGAGAACAGGTCATATCTCACAAAGCAGGGCAGGCAAGCTGGGTTCACACCGACCAAGGCATCATCTTActgctcctataaatatttttgtacaagtttttttttccttattatctctttggagtacaaacccagcagctgGGTCAAATGGCAGACAGGCTTTTCGAGCTCTTggcatatagttccaaattgccttccagaatggttggatcaattcacaactctacaagTAGTAtatttagtgtcccaattttgccacattacccccaacatttatcacttttctttgctgccatattggccaatgtgctagatgtaaggtggtacctcagagttgttttgatttgcatttctctaatcaggagggatttagaacacttttttcatgtgcttattaatagttttgatttcatcatgtgaaaactgcctattcatgtcccttgaccatttgtagaatggggaatggcttgattttttgtaaacttgacttagttccttacaaatctgggaaattaaacctttatcagagagttttgttagaaaaatgttctcccagtctgttgcttcccttctaattttggttgcattggttttgtttgcacaaaagctCTATAATTTGATTtgatcaaagtcattcattttacattttgcaatgttctctatctcttgcttggtcttaaattccttcctttcccacagatctgacaggtatactaatctcTGTTAACcgaatttatttatgatttcactctttatacttaagttatttacccattctgaatttatcatggtatagggtgtgagatgttgatctcaacctaatctctcccaaattgttgtcccattttcccagcagttttagtcaaatagtgagttcttgtcccaaaagcttggatctttgggtttatcaaacactagcttgctgaggtcatttgcccctagtctattccattgatcccaCCCttgtgtctcttagccagtaccatattgttttgatgaccactgctttatagtacattttaagatctggtaaagctagacccccatccttcacatttttttatattcttgatcttttgttcttccagatgaactttgttatgatttttttctaattctgtaaaaaagttttttggtagtttgataggtatgttattgaataagtagattaatttgggttcaatcatcatttttattatgttagctcatcctacccaggatcaattaatatttttccaattgttcagatctatttttaattgtgtggagagtgttttgtaattatgttcatataattcctgtgtctgtcttggcagatagattcctaagtattttgtattgtctagagtgattttaaatggagtttctctttctaactcctgctgctgagttttgttggaaatatatagaaatgctgatgatttatgtgggtttatcttgtgcCCTCATGCAAGGAGAAATCTTGAGGAAGATTAGAGCTATCTGAAAGAGCTACCTTGGAAAGTAATGGGTTTGCTCTTGTTGTAAC
Above is a genomic segment from Monodelphis domestica isolate mMonDom1 chromosome X, mMonDom1.pri, whole genome shotgun sequence containing:
- the LOC130456190 gene encoding LOW QUALITY PROTEIN: S100P-binding protein-like (The sequence of the model RefSeq protein was modified relative to this genomic sequence to represent the inferred CDS: deleted 1 base in 1 codon; substituted 1 base at 1 genomic stop codon), with the protein product MNDFKCFDQSLQAVLLLELQAASPPSSVATTRDSTRLGMSTAGGVPVPSQTYSLGLAQAYSKVSVRRLLQFPGVSGAKASTDTASARALCPTHNSSVGFDASGPEQTKIIALLPKDSDPVSSWGRFGQYDDGLDDSLLEISEVEEDDGHFSYTEEKIQELLKDGESLNEQSLGGLRKDAGNDGHKLGDTARPPAVSSPTNLQSSSTKLVKLDKDSKKKEGYERRLGKVIPLQLAKARSKIHTCSKTELEQKKQIYLKNVIAHLKKPSESNQGALDELCALMDQVAGEYQKENQWWQHPSDLTMRNYPXFRQKPLQRYSLTQWVDRNLCSHRWFEGLADQFQHTPVVSSPHL